From Salvia splendens isolate huo1 chromosome 3, SspV2, whole genome shotgun sequence, a single genomic window includes:
- the LOC121797102 gene encoding uncharacterized protein LOC121797102: MLCNHPRFTVTDGVVNDPKKMTTEDILKSFMLQSNNLMEQNNQRMEKVETDVQSMATHLKNIDTQISQISQTLPHCLRPHLIPFLSPRLPWQRRKMRLEKENTGTTSGVKVPFPQMPKYAKFLKEVIAQKTSWGQVDTINLTENCSALLQRKLPAKLAEGPWKFHCRLPHGGYKVENALYDLGASINLMPLSVFKQLNIGTLKPTSATLQMADISVAYPEGIVEDLLIKVGGEFIFPADFMVLDMEEDNGVPLLLGRPFLATVEANINVKREIDNLHGRRKANVSHKPRSMDGRTEECKVVRLKHQVTTGRRRIECSKKSEEEEGLL, encoded by the exons GGTTCACAGTTACTGATGGGGTGGTTAATGATCCGAAGAAGATGACCACGGAAGACATACTCAAGTCTTTCATGCTACAGTCCAACAACCTCATGGAGCAGAACAATCAAAGGATGGAGAAGGTTGAGACAGATGTACAAAGTATGGCCACTCATCTGAAGAACATCGACACACAGATAAGCCAGATTTCCCAGACT CTCCCTCACTGCCTGCGACCACATCTGATACCGTTCTTGAGCCCAAGGCTACCGTGGCAGAGAAGGAAAATGAGGCTTGAAAAGGAGAATACTGGCACCACTTCTGGAGTAAAGGTGCCATTCCCACAG ATGCCTAAGTACGCTAAGTTTCTGAAGGAGGTGATAGCCCAGAAGACTAGTTGGGGGCAGGTTGACACTATTAACCTAACTGAAAATTGCAGTGCTCTGCTGCAAAGGAAACTGCCTGCCAAGCTAGCTGAAGGACCCTGGAAGTTTCACTGTCGACTGCCTCATGGGGGCTATAAGGTGGAAAATGCTCTCTACGATCTAGGTGCGAGCATCAATCTAATGCCACTATCGGTGTTCAAGCAACTGAACATCGGTACTTTGAAGCCCACCTCAGCCACACTACAGATGGCAGACATATCTGTCGCGTATCCAGAGGGCATCGTGGAAGACCTACTGATTAAGGTCGGGGGGGAATTTATTTTTCCTGCCGACTTTATGGTCTTGGACATGGAAGAAGACAATGGAGTCCCCCTACTGCTAGGACGTCCCTTCCTTGCCACTGTTGAGGCAAATATAAATGTGAAAAGGGAGATTGACAATCTTCATGGGAGAAGAAAGGCAAACGTTTCCCACAAACCGAGAAGCATGGATGGAAGAACTGAGGAGTGCAAGGTGGTGCGTCTGAAGCACCAAGTGACTACTGGAAGGAGGAGGATCGAGTGCAGTAAGaaaagtgaagaagaagaaggactTTTATGA